A stretch of Thermoanaerobacter uzonensis DSM 18761 DNA encodes these proteins:
- the uvrA gene encoding excinuclease ABC subunit UvrA: MGKDKIVIKGARVHNLKNIDLEIPRDKLTVITGLSGSGKSSLAFDTLYAEGQRRYVESLSAYARQFLGQMDKPDVDYIEGLSPAISIDQKTTNKNPRSTVGTITEIYDYLRLLYARAGSPHCPVCGREISMQTIDQMVDRVKELPEGTRIQVLAPVIRGRKGEYAKLLNDIKKSGYVRVKIDGVMYDINEEIKLDKNKKHTIEVVVDRIIIKPGIDMRLTDSIETALKLADGIVTIDVIDGESFTLSEKYACTECNISIEELSPRMFSFNSPYGACPVCTGLGEFMKVDPELLIQDPKKSLANGLLPGIVASQDSYAYYNILRLIEHFGYTENTPYEKFSEDLKNVLLYGKDTKGKSYGFEGIVNNLERRYNNTSSDFIKEEIEKYMRPVTCPACHGARLKPEALAVTVGGLSIKEMTDLSVGELIKFIDQLKLTERHEIIAKPILKEIKARLSFLVDVGLDYLTLSRPAATLSGGEAQRIRLASQIGSGLVGVTYILDEPSIGLHQRDNERLINSLKKLRDQGNTLIVVEHDEDTIYAADYIVDVGPGAGEHGGEIVVAGTIEDVLKCEKSITGQYLSGKIKIEVPKQRRKPNGKALIVKGAKENNLKNIDVVFPLGVFICVTGVSGSGKSTLINEILYKALAQKIYKSKDKPGMHDAIEGIDNIDKVINIDQSPIGRTPRSNPATYTGVFDYIREVFANTPEAKMRGYKPGRFSFNVKGGRCEACGGDGIIKIEMNFLPDVYVPCEVCKGQRYNRETLEVKYKGKNISDVLNMTVEEALVFFENIPRIKNKLLTLYDVGLGYIKLGQPSTQLSGGEAQRVKLATELSKRPTGKTLYILDEPTTGLHFADVHRLLDVLNRLTDAGNTVIVIEHNLDVIKSADYIIDLGPEGGDKGGMVIATGTPEEVAANENSYTGWFLKKVLSQK; encoded by the coding sequence ATGGGGAAGGACAAAATTGTAATTAAAGGGGCAAGAGTTCACAATTTAAAAAATATAGATTTGGAGATTCCACGAGATAAGTTAACTGTAATAACGGGTTTATCAGGCTCTGGCAAATCTTCTCTTGCCTTTGATACCCTTTATGCCGAAGGTCAGAGAAGATATGTGGAGTCCTTGTCAGCTTATGCAAGGCAATTTTTAGGACAAATGGACAAACCAGACGTTGATTATATAGAAGGCCTTTCACCGGCAATATCTATAGACCAAAAGACCACAAATAAAAACCCTCGTTCTACTGTAGGTACGATAACTGAGATTTACGACTATCTAAGACTTTTATATGCAAGGGCTGGGAGCCCTCATTGTCCTGTTTGCGGGAGAGAGATTAGCATGCAAACTATAGATCAGATGGTGGACAGGGTCAAAGAATTGCCAGAAGGTACAAGGATACAGGTACTGGCTCCTGTTATTAGAGGAAGAAAAGGGGAATATGCTAAGCTTTTAAATGATATAAAAAAGAGTGGATATGTCAGAGTGAAAATTGATGGAGTAATGTACGATATAAATGAGGAGATTAAGCTTGATAAAAATAAAAAGCATACTATTGAAGTCGTAGTGGATAGGATTATTATAAAACCGGGAATTGACATGAGGCTGACGGATTCTATAGAAACAGCTTTAAAATTAGCAGATGGGATAGTTACTATTGATGTAATAGACGGAGAAAGCTTTACACTCTCTGAAAAATACGCTTGTACAGAGTGCAACATAAGTATTGAGGAGCTCTCTCCGAGAATGTTTTCCTTCAATAGCCCTTATGGGGCTTGCCCTGTTTGCACTGGATTGGGGGAATTTATGAAGGTAGATCCAGAGCTTTTAATACAAGACCCTAAAAAATCATTAGCAAATGGGTTGTTGCCGGGTATTGTTGCTTCACAGGATAGTTATGCTTATTACAACATTTTAAGATTGATTGAACATTTTGGATATACGGAGAATACTCCTTATGAAAAGTTTAGTGAAGATTTAAAAAATGTACTGCTTTATGGCAAAGATACAAAGGGAAAGTCCTATGGATTTGAAGGGATAGTAAACAATCTTGAAAGAAGGTACAACAATACTTCTTCAGATTTTATAAAAGAAGAGATAGAAAAGTATATGAGACCGGTTACTTGTCCTGCATGCCATGGAGCAAGATTAAAGCCAGAAGCGTTAGCTGTGACTGTTGGTGGACTTTCCATAAAAGAAATGACAGACCTTTCTGTTGGCGAGCTTATAAAATTTATTGACCAACTCAAATTAACAGAAAGACATGAGATTATTGCAAAACCAATTTTAAAAGAAATAAAAGCAAGGCTTAGTTTTCTTGTAGATGTAGGCCTTGATTATTTAACTCTGTCAAGGCCCGCAGCTACTTTATCAGGTGGAGAAGCACAAAGGATAAGATTGGCAAGTCAGATAGGGTCTGGACTTGTAGGAGTCACATATATCTTGGACGAACCCAGCATTGGACTTCATCAAAGAGATAATGAAAGACTTATAAATTCCTTGAAAAAATTAAGAGACCAAGGCAATACTCTTATAGTAGTAGAGCACGACGAGGATACAATATATGCGGCAGACTACATTGTGGATGTAGGACCAGGTGCAGGTGAGCATGGAGGAGAAATTGTAGTTGCGGGTACGATAGAAGATGTGTTAAAATGTGAAAAATCAATTACAGGCCAATATTTAAGTGGTAAAATAAAGATAGAAGTGCCAAAACAGAGGAGAAAACCTAATGGAAAAGCTTTAATAGTGAAAGGGGCGAAGGAAAACAATTTAAAAAATATAGATGTAGTTTTCCCTCTCGGAGTTTTTATATGCGTTACAGGGGTTTCTGGCTCAGGCAAAAGCACCCTTATAAATGAGATACTGTACAAAGCATTGGCACAGAAGATTTATAAGTCCAAAGATAAACCAGGTATGCACGATGCAATAGAGGGTATTGATAATATAGATAAAGTAATAAATATCGACCAGTCTCCTATAGGCAGGACTCCTCGCTCAAATCCTGCTACCTATACAGGAGTTTTCGATTATATAAGAGAAGTTTTTGCAAATACCCCAGAAGCTAAAATGAGAGGCTATAAACCAGGGAGATTTAGTTTTAATGTTAAAGGTGGAAGGTGTGAAGCCTGTGGAGGAGATGGTATAATTAAAATTGAGATGAACTTTTTGCCGGATGTATATGTTCCTTGTGAAGTGTGCAAGGGTCAAAGGTATAATAGGGAAACATTGGAAGTAAAATATAAAGGAAAAAATATTTCGGATGTACTTAATATGACGGTAGAAGAAGCGTTAGTGTTTTTTGAAAATATACCCAGGATAAAAAATAAATTGCTGACTTTGTATGATGTAGGACTAGGATATATTAAACTAGGGCAACCTTCTACTCAGCTTTCAGGAGGAGAAGCCCAAAGAGTAAAATTAGCTACTGAACTTTCTAAAAGACCTACAGGTAAAACATTATATATTTTGGATGAGCCTACAACTGGATTACATTTTGCAGATGTGCATAGGCTTCTTGATGTTTTGAATAGATTAACTGATGCAGGTAACACTGTTATTGTAATTGAACACAACTTAGATGTCATAAAAAGTGCAGACTATATTATTGACTTAGGACCAGAAGGTGGAGACAAAGGTGGAATGGTAATAGCTACAGGGACACCTGAGGAAGTTGCTGCCAATGAGAATTCTTATACTGGATGGTTTTTGAAAAAAGTCCTTTCTCAAAAATGA